Proteins from one Panicum virgatum strain AP13 chromosome 7K, P.virgatum_v5, whole genome shotgun sequence genomic window:
- the LOC120641540 gene encoding BTB/POZ domain-containing protein At1g63850-like: protein MASSSRSRPLPKLSPSHLVPLDHLSTSWCCTPHGLGGHAHAHSHPSSPARAAAAAAADPMDPPPAGSSSSASASAYATPPPPPSYAPSNPSSYTKFNSALNAGLLNPMSPPPLPLDKTRSSPTLFDMMANEQDYHPRTAAGVHSIPAPPQPHQLQPARSMDRQMLLQDRIADLIGSCSPGNQFNDADSSDVRLTLTSKDGLSVTLCVHRHILVAHSRFFAAKLSDRWSKQQRTLPHIVEISDCDDVEVYAETLRLMYCKDLRRRLMREDANKVLGILKVSAAIVFDAGVLSCLEYLEAAPWAEDDDEKVAALLTQLHLENSGAGEVLKRVSLELAPSAVVEEAEVGGSCSGGGHAGGGEEVLMRLLQVVLEGKDEKARREMKGLVSKMLRENSTSRGGAIGGDLRKDSLYSACNGCLSLLREQFVRTAGGDQSEVLQIARQADNLHWMLDILVERQIAEEFLRTWAMQTELAEMHRKVPAIHRYEVSRVTARLFVGVGKGQILVSKEARGQLLSTWLEPFYEDFGWMRRACKGLDRHLIEDGLANTILTLPLATQQEILLAWFNRFLNSGEDCPNIQRGFEVWWRRAFWKRNSEPEQTPRLRITAICENS, encoded by the exons ATGGCCTCCTCGTCCAGATCCAGGCCGCTCCCCAAGCTCTCCCCCTCCCACCTCGTCCCCCTCGACCACCTCTCCACCTCCTGGTGCTGCACGCCCCACGGTCTCGGcggccacgcccacgcccactcccacccctcctcccccgcccgcgccgcagccgcagccgccgccgaccccatGGATCCCCCACCCGCcgggtcctcctcctccgcctcggcctccgcctACGCcactccgcccccgccgccctcgTACGCGCCGTCCAACCCCTCCAGCTACACCAAGTTCAACTCCGCGCTCAACGCCGGGCTGCTCAACCCCatgtccccgccgccgctgccgctcgacAAGACGCGCTCCAGCCCCACGCTCTTCGACATGATGGCCAACGAGCAGGACTACCacccccgcaccgccgccggcgtccactcCATCCCGGCCCCGCCCCAGccgcaccagctccagcccgcgCGCTCCATGGACCGCCAGATGCTGCTCCAGGACCGCATCGCCGACCTCATCGGCAGCTGCAGCCCCGGGAACCAGTTCAACGACGCCGACTCCTCCGACGTCCGCCTCACCCTCACCTCCAAGGACGGCCTCTCCGTCACGCTCTGCGTCCACCGCCACATACTCGTCGCGCACAGCAGGTTCTTCGCCGCCAAGCTCTCCGACCGCTGGTCCAAGCAGCAGCGGACGCTGCCGCACATCGTCGAGATCTCCGACTGCGACGACGTCGAGGTCTACGCCGAGACGCTGCGCCTCATGTACTGCAAGGATCTGCGCCGGAGGCTCATGCGGGAGGATGCCAACAAGGTCCTTGGCATTCTAAAG GTGTCCGCAGCCATTGTGTTCGATGCCGGGGTGCTATCTTGCTTGGAGTATTTGGAGGCCGCGCCGTGGGCTGAGGACGATGATGAGAAGGTGGCGGCATTGTTGACGCAACTGCATCTCGAGAACTCGGGGGCTGGAGAGGTGCTCAAAAGAGTGTCCCTGGAATTGGCCCCTTCGGCAGTGGTTGAAGAGGCAGAGGTAGGAGGGAGTTGCAGTGGCGGTGGCCatgctggcggcggcgaggaggtgtTGATGAGGCTCCTGCAGGTTGTCCTGGAAGGGAAGGATGAAAAGGCGAGGAGGGAGATGAAGGGGCTGGTGTCCAAAATGCTCAGGGAGAACAGCACATCCCGTGGTGGAGCAATTGGTGGTGACCTCCGCAAGGATTCACTCTATTCGGCGTGCAATGGGTGCTTGTCCTTGCTGCGCGAGCAGTTTGTTAGGACTGCAGGGGGTGATCAATCGGAGGTGTTGCAGATTGCCAGGCAGGCTGATAACCTGCATTGGATGCTTGACATCCTTGTTGAGCGCCAGATTGCCGAGGAGTTCTTGAGGACATGGGCAATGCAGACTGAGCTAGCAGAGATGCATCGTAAAGTGCCAGCAATACACCGCTATGAAGTGAGCCGAGTGACGGCAAGACTCTTTGTCGGGGTTGGCAAGGGGCAAATCCTGGTGTCCAAGGAGGCCCGTGGCCAGCTCTTGAGCACCTGGTTAGAGCCCTTCTATGAGGACTTTGGATGGATGCGGCGAGCATGCAAGGGGCTGGACCGGCATTTGATAGAGGATGGGCTGGCAAACACCATCCTGACACTGCCTCTTGCGACTCAGCAGGAGATTCTTCTGGCATGGTTCAATCGCTTCCTCAACTCTGGGGAGGATTGCCCAAACATTCAGAGAGGGTTCGAGGTGTGGTGGCGGCGTGCTTTCTGGAAAAGGAATTCTGAACCAGAGCAGACACCCCGTTTGAGGATCACTGCAATCTGTGAGAATTCTTGA